A window of Branchiostoma floridae strain S238N-H82 chromosome 9, Bfl_VNyyK, whole genome shotgun sequence genomic DNA:
GTCTGAGTGAGGAGTTGAATCGAGTGACAAGGAATTCAGGTCTCGTGACTGTTTTATAGCAGCCAGGGGGACCATGTGACTGTTGACTTTACCCAGGTGACGCCAGGTTACCCCGAGGTGACGCAAACAAAGTCCACCATCTTGTGACTTAAATCAATATGGCGGCAATGCTTTGTCATCATGGCTTGCCAACACAGCTACGTTTACTTATAGAGGGGTTAACTTATTATTACTTTTAATCTTGAATATCTTTAAGATATCTGAATATATTATCAAGAAAGTAAAAGATATGGATACGGAAGGTAAGAGCAACAGACTCCCTTTTCCACTTTGGAGAGTTAATggatttagtacatgtacttttatgcCAAAAGGTTTCAATGGTGGTATAGTGAGAGGTGGTTACTTGCCTTACCAAAGTTAATGGCCACCTTTGTAGCTTTTGTGCtgtaattgttttttgttttgagGAACGTTATAACGCGTTACGGTAAAAGACGTAACATAGCTCGTCCTTGTGCGATGTTTTCTGCTGATTTGACGGTTTTATAGTGTCTTTGCGATTGTTTGTCTTGCTCAAAGGTTTGATAATACAAAGGTCATCACATACAACGGACGGCTCTCTATACACATTGGCCCATAATTGGAactgtgctcatttgcatatctctGGACAGATTTAATACGACACTGATTTAGTTGAAGAAGTGAGAAACACAACAGCACGACATCAGTAACTTTTACTGAGAGCCCGATCTCATGCGTCGTAAGATCGTCGTACGATAGCCGtgcatattttatgcaaaatgtacGAGACTGTCTCAGATCATCGTCGACGGTGTGGTTCTGTCACGGTCTACAAAAGTGGTCATGCGGTTACTGACTTCAAGTACAGAGTGTTGCGTCATGTTGCTGTTCACTGCATATGAAACGCAGATATAATCTAGATCGTAATTGCATATGTCTACACGTACCACAGAGATATAGCATCGTCCTATTATAGTAGATAAAGCTCGAGTAATACGTACAAATTCCATTTTGTAAAGTTTATTTGTCTCAgtaaaatgaaaatcaacatAGTCGGGGCACTACACTGATTTGTATGTAAACACTGTTAAGAAATATGTAAATGACGAAGATTAATTTTGAAGGCATCAAGGTGAACCAGCACCGCTAAACAAGAACCTTTAACTATAAACGTTGTTGTGAATATATTTCTTCAGGAAATGGCCATTCAAATCAAGAGAGTAAGGTTTATCTAATCAAGGAGTCAAAtcatcatagaagaaacatggCGACATGAGTAGTATAGTGAGAGCTACACGACTGGAAAGCTGGCGTCGGTGGCGACTCCGCACTGGTTGTCCTTGTTGCGTGACATCATGATGTAACCCTCGTTGCCCCAGACGGTGCCCCAGCTACGGAATAAAGAAACACCAGAATACATAAATCAAAAGTTCCAAAAGTACAAACAACACCGAATGACCTCCGAAAGTTACAGTCCCCCAGAGTAAAGGACATATATATCAGAGATTGTATGATATAAGTAGTACTCACCTGTTCTTTACCAGCCAGTAGTCTTTGCTGCCGTATGTACCGTACCCTACCACCAACACGCCGTGGTCAAGCTTCGTGCTGCTGCATTCAAACTCATTGTACACACCTGGGGAAGGggaaaacatgtttgttttcttcgaTATTTTCTACCTTCATTTCTCTTAGGAGGAAAGACTAGTATTTTTGCGTCGAAATCAAACTTCCATTGTAAATAAATCGTAAAGATAATCAAATACCgtaaattgtgaaatattcGCGGTGATTGTACGCTTGCTTAAACCGCAGACATGTGCCGTGTCTTTCAATGACGTTACGTCGTTTACAGTGGGGTCACATTCGTCTCAGGTCGTCGCGCGATTCTGATGCCGAAGAAATTCTAAGCATCGCCAAAGGCTCCTACAAAGGCCAGAGAAAGCCTTTCCCTACCAAGATATCTAATTTTACAGGATACATGCACAGCTGTCACAATAACTTCGTTTATTAGTAAGTTTTCGATCGTACAACTTATATGACTGGGTCTAAACGCACATCGAATGCCCGGTTTCTAATCAAACAGGACCGATCCCTTACACACACTGAAGGTAAAGCAATTTACAGCAATTCTTACCGATGACAGGTAGTATGTGTACTCACCGCTGCTGTAGAACTGAAACGACTGGTGACTGGCGTCGATGCCCACAGAGATGGGTCCGATGTTGGCACAAGCCTGCTTCAGAGCGTCTTCGTCACCGGATGTGACGTCAGTGAAGCTCGACATGGTGGCGCCGATACAAGAATTGTCAAATTTGCACCTGTGGTTCTAAAAGCCAAAAAAAACCCACTTCATAAAGACAAATTGACTTAATTTTTCAATGGAGGACATATTCTGAAGACCCCACGATTTAAGACTAATGCGAGAGGGCGACAAAAAATGTTGCTAAACTACaagactaaacatccagtccattctttccaaGAGcactggagagcagatcctttGGCAAGTATATATTATTTGACAATGCAATTGTCAAGCTAGCTGGGGATCTCAATAAACTCAGCAAAGataattttattttcagttACTTACACGCGTGTGAAATAGGTTGACATGCATGGTGACTAGCATGGGCAGTTGTATTGCCTAAACATTTTaatgacttttttgttgttcttttgttgtaaacaaaaagtagcttctGTGGATAAAGGAACAAATGAATAAGAGGATCTAAAACAACCCCAAACCCTTATATAGTAACGTGAAATCCTAAAATAATAGCAATTAAGATGACAAAATGGTCCTCATGGTTTGAACCCCTAGTTGGCTTCAATGGGGTGTTGGGGTTGGACGTAACATATTTCTCCTAGACTCtgatgaaaatgagtatctagcttcggtaAGGGACGTCATCTCGGATGTCCGTAGTTTTGGAAAAGCCACACATTGTGCACCGCAACATTGCCAACAAGCGTATGGAGTGAGTGTTTCTAACTGTATAAAAGTGGTGTGTTACACCTGAAGGCGGTTTACCTTTGCCTTGTAAGGGTAGCACTGTTCCGTGTCGATGCCTTTGTTCTGGATGATGTACTGGAAGCCCTGGTCCATATCTCCGCCCTCACAACCCTTGTTCCCTTCCTGTCGGGAACAGTCCACCAGGTTCTGTTCGCTCAGGGACACCAGGGTACCCGTGGCCTTGGCGTGTTGTCCTTCCAGGGACCCCGTCTGTAAATGGTATAGCCCACGGTGTTTGAACATTACTTTACCCATTGGATGGATTTAAGGTGTACCCTTTGTTTAAGCTTTTGTCATATTTGGTGAAACATGTTTTGGCAAAGTTCCTGCCGTCTATTGTTCTGATAGAAATAATACATTTTCTCAATCTAACGCCATATCTAGAGGTGATATTGAATTACTGCACAGAAATCATCCTTCTATATTCATTTATGTGTTATCTGAAATAATATGAATTCTCACCGTACTGAATGCCCAGCAAGATCCACATTGGCCCTGTAATAACAGACTCAATGTAAGATTTACATGACTTCAGTTCACACTTGGTCTTAGTTGGGGTCGTTGGGACGTTATTGAAGATCAATAACGCATAGAACATGTCAACGGGAGTTTGATACCCAATATAAATGTCTATGATATAAAACACATTACATGTTACTTAACAAAAGTCTGTGCGTTGTACGGACGAACTGGAAATATGGAAGCTAAGGGCATCTATGATAATACAGGAGTATTAAATTAACCATTAACTAAACTAATGCAGACAGTAACAAAGATAATAGACAGTGATTTACAATGAACAGGAACAGTCCTAAAGGGGGTTGCATGGACCAAAAACTAATAAGTTTATTCCGTTTAGGCTCACCTGATCTTTAATGTCGGTGACCAGTCCTTTGTCCCTCCAGTCGACTGTGTCGTTGACCTGCATGTTTGGCATATATCGGTAGGTGGCGCGGCTACCTGTCTTGGTGAGGTTGGAGGTAATGAGGCATCCACCGATCACCTGGTTCAAGTATTCAGCGTGTGTCTGAAAAGGACACAAAAAGTTGTGAGTTTCCAATGTATTTAAGAGGCTCAGTCTATCTTATGGGGTTACTTTTTCTGTCTTTCCTGGCGACTGGGCGGACTAAAACGATAGACTTTTGTATTCTATTTTTCAAGAAGACTATCGAACCACAAGGGAGaatatgaaataaaatccaGTTACGAAGATACGCTTAACTGTTATCTTTGAACATACGCCTTTCTGTACATCCACGTTTAGCATCCCTTCTACATCCCTACAATCATTCCCGAATCTCCCCTAAGTTTCTACCCACCATGTCAGCAAACTGGTTGACCCCCAGCCAGTAGGAGTGTTTGCCGGTGTCTGCCTCCTGGTTGTGACTCTCTATGGTCTTCAGGTTGTCCTGGAAGATCAGACGACGAGCATACTCCTCTTTCTCACTGTATACCTTGTCTGACAGGGATTGAAAACACGAAAATATCCCTTATTTAAGTTTTAACTTTAAGCTCGTTTAAGAGCGTCCTGGACCTGCCTCAAACGTCGCACGACGTGAGAGCTACTAAGTCTAAGTCGTTTCTCACCTATCTGTCGTACCACAAAGATTGGCGGGTATACTTGCGTGTATACGTATGTGTAGAGAAATGCGCAAGGTTCTACTTCTGAATTAAGATTATGAGCTAGATATGTAACACAGCAATACACAAAGACGTCATAGATtatttaaaatgaaaatatctttGTTCAACGTGTTCCAATGGCCTACTTAGCAGGTTATTGATACAAGGCCTATTCTGCTTAAAATTGATATGATGTGCTGATTTGATAATGTTGATGCCATTCTCTGGGCTCCACGGAACTGTTAAAAGCGTGTGTAAAAAAGTTTAATAGGAAAATTGTATTAATTCTGTTCAGCGTTGTTCAGCTCTTTTATGTAACTTTCTTTAATCACAGATAAAACGTATCTCGTTACGTACCGTGCTTGATCTTGAAGGCCTCCCATTGGCTCTCGAAAGAGAGTGACGCagcggttgccatggcaacgcatGCTAGTAGAACCAGCAGCTTCATCGTGCCTATTGTCTTCTTACCTGtcggggtcaaaggtgagaaGAAGATTACAAGACGACCAACCATCCCCTGATCTGATTTTATGGCAAATGATAAGCGAGGTACACCTTGGGATTTTAGCAAAGTTAGCAGGGTTATCCTTTTGCAATTCAGAGGGATGCGATTTGTGTTGTTATgtctttcttgttctttttaaaGAGAGATTCGGAACGGATTCAATCTATGACGTAAGCCTATAGCTACTTTGTTCTCGTGAAACGGTCCTTGTTTGGTGTTCATACAAATCACCTTGCAGCAATGTCACGCCAGGTGTTTGAAACAAGGGATGAATGTTTTGCcataacattttcaaaaatttaaTGTGCATATTTCTTTTTCATGCGCATTACAGTAGAATTTTCAATGCACAAGAACTGATGTGTACACGGTCCTGTTACACTCGTCGATTGATGTTAGTACGATTTGCCGTTTGTTTCAAGCTGATGATGTTGTAGAGGCATTAAGCAacctgtgacagaaccaactacCGACTATGATCTAAAAAAGCTTTGTCCTTAAAATTAGATATTTAAGTTGTGTGCAAAACTAACCCAGGAATACTCTGGGTGTGCGATCGTGCGTCGTGTGCGTGTCCTGGCCTTTCGTCTAGAAAAGAGGAGTTATCAGACGGCCTAGAATCATCTACGGGTTTATAAATGCGGACTAGTACTAGTGCATGTGCTGACTGAATAAATAGGTGACTACTCCACATTTTACCGAGACAAACAAGAAATCCTGCCCGCTGTACAATCCTTACATGTGAAAGCATTTCGACTTTGGTAAATAGCAGCTAGAATACTGAACAAGAACATCGTTTGCCACACAAAGAACGCAAAAGAAATAGAATCTGTGTGACTGCGTTTGTGAGAAATCACGAATTCCATTTTTGTAAgtcaagaaagaagaagaaactcgAAAATCTTACCTGTCCAGATTCAAGAAGGACGAACGTCTTCACCTGGTGGACTCCTTGTCGGTAAGAACGCAGGTTGGGTACAGGTTTCCCTTTTATTACCTCTTACCTTGTGACTTGTGTTAACTTAGGGCGGAGTGGCGGCAAACAGCGCTGTCGTGTGCAAACAGTCTTTTCTGATGCAATATTTCACTTGTGTCAGGAGTGCTTAGCTGTCGAAAATAGCCAACTTTAATTACATTTCTAAATCTTAGTACATAAGATGGGTTGTACGGGTACGAAAAACGCACgggttatacccccttcacaataggcgcgattcgatcggaagactagtttacgaactctgattgac
This region includes:
- the LOC118422581 gene encoding cathepsin L1-like; the encoded protein is MKLLVLLACVAMATAASLSFESQWEAFKIKHDKVYSEKEEYARRLIFQDNLKTIESHNQEADTGKHSYWLGVNQFADMTHAEYLNQVIGGCLITSNLTKTGSRATYRYMPNMQVNDTVDWRDKGLVTDIKDQGQCGSCWAFSTTGSLEGQHAKATGTLVSLSEQNLVDCSRQEGNKGCEGGDMDQGFQYIIQNKGIDTEQCYPYKAKNHRCKFDNSCIGATMSSFTDVTSGDEDALKQACANIGPISVGIDASHQSFQFYSSGVYNEFECSSTKLDHGVLVVGYGTYGSKDYWLVKNSWGTVWGNEGYIMMSRNKDNQCGVATDASFPVV